In one Stenotrophomonas maltophilia genomic region, the following are encoded:
- the truA gene encoding tRNA pseudouridine(38-40) synthase TruA, protein MRYALGVEYDGSDFRGWQNLGEGGPSVQASLEQALSSVADAPLQVVCAGRTDAGVHGQCQVVHFDTDVVRDPRAWMLGTTTRLPRSIAVRWCVPVAEDFHARFSARARRYRYRLLNREVRPALDRQTLSWERRALDATLMHTAGQALLGENDFSAFRSVQCQALHARRELQSLQVSRHGEVIEVAVQGNAFLHHMVRNIVGSLILVGSGEKPVEWIAELLAGRDRTVAGPTAPPQGLVFLGPLYPDNWHLPAEVTL, encoded by the coding sequence ATGCGTTATGCGCTTGGCGTCGAGTACGACGGCAGCGATTTCAGAGGCTGGCAGAACCTGGGAGAGGGCGGTCCCAGCGTCCAGGCCAGTCTTGAGCAGGCCCTGTCTTCGGTGGCCGACGCGCCGCTGCAGGTGGTCTGCGCTGGCCGAACCGACGCCGGCGTGCACGGCCAGTGCCAGGTCGTGCATTTCGATACCGACGTAGTGCGCGACCCGCGCGCCTGGATGCTGGGTACCACCACCCGCCTGCCGCGCTCGATCGCGGTGCGCTGGTGCGTACCGGTGGCGGAGGATTTCCATGCGCGGTTCTCAGCGCGGGCGCGCCGCTACCGTTACCGGCTGCTCAATCGCGAAGTACGGCCGGCGCTGGACCGGCAGACGCTGAGCTGGGAGCGTCGCGCACTGGACGCGACGCTGATGCACACGGCCGGGCAGGCGCTGCTGGGTGAGAACGACTTCAGCGCGTTCCGCTCGGTCCAGTGCCAGGCCCTGCATGCGCGGCGCGAGCTGCAGTCACTGCAGGTCAGCCGCCACGGCGAGGTGATCGAGGTGGCGGTACAAGGCAATGCATTCCTTCATCACATGGTTCGCAATATCGTCGGTTCGCTGATCCTGGTCGGCAGCGGCGAGAAACCGGTGGAGTGGATCGCCGAGCTGCTGGCCGGAAGGGATCGCACCGTAGCCGGTCCCACTGCACCGCCGCAGGGCCTGGTGTTTCTTGGACCGCTGTACCCCGACAACTGGCATCTGCCCGCCGAGGTCACGCTATGA
- a CDS encoding phosphoribosylanthranilate isomerase, which produces MSRSYYRTRIKFCGMTRAGDVRLAGELGVDAVGFIFARESSRRVAPAEARAMRQAIAPMVDVVALFRNNSKEEVREVLRTVRPTLLQFHGEEDESFCRSFNMPYLKAVAMGGREEVNARTLQLRYPSAAGFLFDSHAPGGGGGTGVAFDWTRIPTGLHRPFLLAGGLTPDNVYDAVLATLPWGVDVSSGIELEPGIKDGYKMRTFVEEVRRADCTVLE; this is translated from the coding sequence ATGAGCCGCTCCTACTACCGTACACGCATCAAGTTCTGTGGAATGACCCGTGCCGGCGACGTGCGCCTGGCCGGCGAGCTCGGCGTGGATGCGGTGGGTTTCATCTTCGCCCGCGAGAGCAGCCGCCGGGTTGCGCCCGCCGAAGCGCGCGCGATGCGCCAGGCGATCGCGCCGATGGTCGACGTGGTGGCGCTGTTCCGCAACAACAGCAAGGAAGAGGTGCGCGAAGTGCTGCGCACCGTGCGGCCCACCCTGCTGCAGTTCCATGGCGAGGAGGACGAGAGCTTCTGCCGCAGCTTCAACATGCCTTACCTGAAGGCGGTTGCGATGGGGGGACGTGAGGAAGTCAACGCGCGTACCCTGCAACTGCGCTATCCGAGCGCGGCCGGCTTCCTGTTCGACAGCCACGCACCGGGTGGCGGTGGCGGTACCGGCGTTGCATTCGACTGGACCCGCATCCCGACCGGGCTGCATCGACCGTTCCTGCTGGCCGGCGGTCTGACCCCGGACAACGTGTACGACGCGGTGCTGGCGACCCTCCCGTGGGGCGTCGATGTCTCCAGCGGCATTGAACTGGAGCCGGGCATCAAGGACGGCTACAAAATGCGCACCTTCGTCGAGGAAGTGCGCCGCGCCGACTGCACCGTGCTGGAGTAG
- a CDS encoding VOC family protein has product MTRERRIDYVEFASRDPAASRAFFEKVFGWSFVDYGSDYTAFDDGRLQGGFFRGQPQRATEGAPLLVLYADQLAPAEMAVRQAGGEVVRPVFSFPGGSRFQFVEPGGNELAVWSERDPA; this is encoded by the coding sequence ATGACCCGCGAGCGTCGCATCGACTATGTTGAGTTCGCGTCCCGCGACCCGGCCGCCAGCCGTGCCTTCTTCGAGAAGGTGTTCGGCTGGTCGTTCGTCGATTACGGCAGCGACTACACCGCCTTCGACGATGGTCGCCTGCAGGGGGGCTTCTTCCGCGGCCAGCCGCAACGCGCTACTGAAGGTGCCCCGCTGCTGGTGCTGTACGCCGATCAGCTGGCCCCCGCCGAAATGGCCGTGCGCCAGGCGGGTGGTGAGGTGGTGCGGCCGGTGTTCTCCTTCCCGGGCGGCAGCCGCTTCCAGTTCGTCGAACCCGGTGGCAATGAACTGGCGGTCTGGTCGGAACGCGATCCGGCCTGA
- a CDS encoding LysR family transcriptional regulator codes for MSRSLLPPLNALRAFEATARLGGVGRAAQDLHVTHGAVSRQLKLLEDHLGLALFQRAGRGLRLTASGTLLQAACSEAFAGIEDCVRELRRPAASPALVLGCSGSVLARWMIPRLPALQAALPGVRLQWSALDGSFTEAQAALDAVLLLAQGPWPRGWQVRELAPERVGVVVAPSHPAAQRLRHVPPSALLQETLLHTSSRPQAWPTWAQAHDLDPARLRLGTGFEHLYYLLEAAVAGLGPAIAPEPLVAEDLAAGRLLAPWGFAATGGFWVLARPEGQADARVDALADWVAAQLR; via the coding sequence ATGAGCCGATCCCTGCTGCCGCCACTCAATGCCCTGCGCGCGTTCGAGGCCACCGCCCGTCTGGGCGGTGTGGGCCGCGCCGCGCAGGACCTGCATGTCACCCACGGTGCAGTCAGCCGGCAGCTGAAGCTGCTGGAGGATCATCTGGGCCTGGCCCTGTTCCAGCGCGCCGGGCGTGGCCTGCGCCTGACCGCATCGGGAACACTGTTGCAGGCGGCCTGCAGCGAAGCCTTCGCCGGCATCGAAGACTGCGTGCGCGAGCTGCGGCGGCCCGCGGCGTCGCCAGCGCTGGTACTGGGCTGCAGCGGCAGCGTGCTGGCGCGCTGGATGATTCCGCGCCTCCCCGCCCTGCAGGCCGCACTGCCCGGTGTGCGCCTGCAGTGGTCGGCACTGGACGGCAGCTTCACCGAGGCGCAGGCGGCACTGGATGCGGTCCTGCTGCTGGCGCAGGGGCCGTGGCCACGGGGCTGGCAGGTGCGCGAGCTGGCGCCCGAGCGGGTGGGCGTGGTGGTGGCACCGTCACATCCGGCGGCGCAGCGCCTGCGCCATGTGCCGCCCTCGGCACTGCTGCAGGAGACGCTGCTGCACACCAGCTCACGGCCACAGGCGTGGCCGACGTGGGCGCAGGCGCACGATCTCGACCCCGCCCGGCTGCGGCTGGGCACGGGTTTCGAACACCTTTACTACCTGCTGGAAGCGGCGGTGGCCGGGCTGGGTCCAGCGATCGCGCCGGAGCCGCTGGTCGCTGAGGATCTCGCGGCAGGCCGGCTGCTGGCCCCATGGGGTTTCGCCGCCACGGGCGGCTTCTGGGTCCTGGCGCGGCCGGAGGGCCAGGCCGACGCACGCGTCGACGCCCTGGCGGACTGGGTCGCGGCCCAGCTGAGGTAA
- the trpB gene encoding tryptophan synthase subunit beta has product MSASRIADYHAFPDAQGHFGRYGGSFVAETLVGPLQELAQAYDQARQDPAFQAAYDRDLAHYVGRPSPIYHAQRLSDHVGGARILLKREDLNHTGAHKINNTIGQALLAARMGKTRIIAETGAGQHGVASATVAARLGLECVVYMGATDIERQKINVYRMKLLGATVVPVTSGSATLKDALNEAMRDWVTNVQDTFYIIGTVAGPDPYPRMVRDFNAIVGREAREQMLAEYGRLPDAITACVGGGSNAIGLFHAFLNDRQVEIVGAEAAGDGINTGRHAASIAAGRPGVLHGNRTYVLCDDDGQIIETHSVSAGLDYPGVGPEHAFLADSGRARYLGITDEEALQAFHLLAHTEGILPALESSHALAQAIKLARERPRDQIVLCNLSGRGDKDVHTIAAREGLVL; this is encoded by the coding sequence ATGTCTGCCTCCCGCATTGCCGACTACCACGCCTTCCCGGATGCCCAGGGCCACTTCGGCCGCTATGGCGGCAGCTTTGTCGCCGAAACCCTGGTCGGTCCGCTGCAGGAGCTGGCCCAGGCCTATGACCAGGCCCGCCAGGACCCCGCGTTCCAGGCGGCCTACGACCGCGATCTGGCTCATTACGTGGGCCGGCCGAGCCCGATCTATCATGCCCAGCGCCTGAGCGACCACGTCGGCGGCGCACGGATCCTGCTCAAGCGCGAGGACCTGAACCACACCGGCGCGCACAAGATCAACAACACCATCGGCCAGGCGCTGCTGGCGGCGCGGATGGGCAAGACGCGCATCATCGCCGAGACCGGCGCCGGCCAGCATGGCGTCGCCAGCGCCACCGTTGCCGCACGCCTGGGCCTGGAGTGCGTGGTGTACATGGGCGCCACCGACATCGAGCGGCAGAAGATCAATGTCTACCGGATGAAGCTGCTCGGCGCGACGGTGGTGCCGGTCACCTCCGGTTCGGCGACCCTGAAGGATGCGCTCAATGAAGCGATGCGCGACTGGGTGACCAACGTGCAGGACACCTTCTACATCATCGGCACCGTGGCCGGCCCGGACCCGTATCCGCGCATGGTGCGCGATTTCAATGCCATCGTCGGCCGCGAAGCGCGCGAACAGATGCTGGCCGAGTACGGCCGGCTGCCGGATGCGATCACGGCGTGCGTGGGCGGTGGCAGCAACGCGATCGGCCTGTTCCATGCCTTCCTCAACGACCGCCAGGTCGAGATCGTCGGCGCCGAAGCGGCCGGTGACGGTATCAACACAGGCCGCCATGCCGCCTCGATCGCAGCAGGGCGTCCAGGCGTGCTGCATGGCAACCGCACCTACGTGCTGTGCGACGACGACGGCCAGATCATCGAGACCCACTCGGTGTCGGCCGGCCTGGACTATCCGGGGGTCGGCCCGGAGCACGCGTTCCTGGCCGACAGCGGGCGCGCGCGCTATCTCGGCATCACCGACGAAGAAGCGCTGCAGGCGTTCCATCTGCTGGCACACACCGAGGGCATCCTGCCGGCGCTGGAGTCCAGCCACGCGCTGGCGCAGGCGATCAAGCTGGCGCGCGAGCGTCCGCGCGACCAGATCGTGCTGTGCAATCTG